The Maridesulfovibrio salexigens DSM 2638 region CTCATGGGCTACACCTGCAGCGAGGGAGCCGATGGAAGCCAGTCTGCGCGCTTCGTGAAGATCTTCTTCCAGTCCGGCAATATCGGTGCGGTCACGGATTATGATCATCGTCCGTTGATCTTTTCTACTCTCAAAGTAGGGTAGGAAAATAAGCTCAAGGTTTTTGCCTCCTAGCCGGATATGCTCCCAGATCACGTTGTCCCGTTTGAAATCCTGTAGGGATTCGTAATTGAAATCATTCCAGTTCTTGCCCACAAGAACTTCATCGCTTTGGCATTGCAGCAGCTTATGAGCGGAACCGTTAGCTGAAAGAATTCCGCCCTGAGGTGAAATGGTCAGCAAACCGTCCGGCATATTGTCCAGCAGGTTTGCTTGAAACCGCTCCATGCGGGTCAGCTTTTTACCTTGTTCCCTGCGCTGAAAATAGGCCACGGCAAGCAGCCAGAGGACCAGTCCTGCAAGGAATATATAACCGGTTTGCAGCAGTGCAGCACGGCGGTACTGGTTAAACTGGCGCAGGTGTTTCTCAGCACTTAAGCCCAGCAGTAGAAAGGTCTCTTTATCTTGCGGAGGCATGAAGCCTCGTCTTTTATGACCGTATAGACGTTGCAGGATTGGCTGGCCCATTGTGCCGTACAGAAGGGCAGCCTTTCCTTCAATCATCACCGGAGTACTGGATTCACGCATCTGGGTGATCATATCGAAAAGACCTGGCGGCGGCGTATAGACTGTAGAATCATCATCAGCCTGTTCCACCACCAGTATCGGCTTGCGGTCCGGTCCGTAGAGCGCGATGTAGAGCAAATCGCCCTCGGCAACCATCTCTTTAAATAGCTCACGCGCATCCGGGATCAATTGCTGGGGCATGCGTCGATTATGCATGCCCGGAGAGCGCATGCGCCGAGCTCCTTCGACCAGCTGTATATCCAGACCACGGGCAATGGAACGTGCGGAAAGCAGCATATGTTCAAACACGGTCTGATGCATCTGGCGCAAGTTGTGCCATGTAAGGTACAAACTTCCGGCTCCTAGAAGGATCAGGGCCAGCAGAGCCAGAGCAAGAGGCAGCTTATGTGATTTCTGTGAGCTTAATTCCATTGAATCCGATTATGTTTAAGGATTGAGCAGTTCACCGATGGCCCGAGGAGATTCGAGTCCCAGTGCGCCTGCAATTTCCTTGATGGGGGTGTCTTTGTCAACAATCACACCTTTTTCGCGCAAAATTCCCAGTGCTGTATTCAGGTCAAGATTAAACTTTGCACAGTACGCTTCTACACTCATACGACCGATTCCGGCTCCCGCAGAGTGGGAAGGAGATTGTTTGTTGGGAGCACTGGATGTCTCTTTTTTTACAGAATTCTCTTTTCCGGGTTGGTCCTTGAGGATAATTTCATGAAGTTCCTTAGGAGTCAGTCCCGCTTTATTGGCAATGGATTTGATACTTTCTTTGGTAGATTCCAGTTCTATGCCTGCATTTTTGATGGATGCTGCTGCCTTATCAAGATCAAGCCCCATGCGTTTGCAGAAAATATTAAGCGGACTGAGTTCCGCGTGGCCATATGGCGGTATACCGTATTTGGCTTCACCCATAGCTTTAAAATCCTGACTGAATTCGAGCACCTGCTTCATGGGAGGCAAGCCTGCCAGAGTTCCGAAAGCCACGAACAGCGTGATAGTCAGGCTGATAAAAAAAGCTGGGGAGGTAAAGTTTGATTCACCGGCTTTCTTTTTAAGGTAAGCGAGAATGGGCTTCCAGTTCAGCCAGATGTGCAGGATAGAGACAACAAGGAAAAGTGCTCCGGTGCAGATGTGGATATCGCCCCATTGCTCTTTACTGAGGCCGAGCATGCTCCAATCCGCCCAATAGGCTACACGGCCCTGCGGTACGATGTACAGGATGACGCTGGTAATGATCAGGACAATAAAGGAAAAGAAACTGGTCAGGGATGTTGTTTTTCTAAACATGAGATTCTCCTATGATTTGTACTGATATTACTAACGTAAACTATCCTGAATATGGAAGTGAATTTAATAAAAAAAGGAGGACCTTATAGCCCTCCTTTTTACCCGTTTTCCTGTAATTAAGTGTAGATGAACGTTATTTAAAGGATTTAGTAGCAATTGCCGCCGGGGCAATTCATCTGCTTGAAGTTTCCGCAGTTACCGCTACCGCCGGGACATCCCTGCTGATAATTACCGCAGCCTCTGCCGCCTTTACCGTATCCTTGCCCCATGGGGGGGAATGACAGACCGGTTTCTTTTTCTATTTCAGCGGCCATCTTGTTGTGCTCGGTGTAAAGCTTGTCACGTACATCGGAAAGTTCTTTTACCAGAGCATGGATGGTATCTTTATCGGCTTTGCCGGAATCCACCAGAGCTTTGAGTTCAGTGTGTTTTGCCCACTGTTCGCTTTTCAGGGTTTGAAATGTGGATTCGTATTTTTTGATGATGTCCTGAACCTGTTTTTGCTTTTCAGGTGTCAGCTGCTCATATGCAGCCCAGTTACCGTTGTGGTAACCAGCGTTCCGGTAACCGTTTCGTGCCATGGCGACAGATGCTACTGCCAGAACCAGCACAACGATCAGCGGAATCAGAGTTTTTCTCTTCATATGATCTCCTGATGCGGTTAAAAGTTGTTGCCCTCTCAGTCTACCATAAAGCACGTGCTGTGCCAAAAGTAAAAGTTGTTTTAAAACATGTGTTTAGTATGTTTGTGCAAGTTTGCGATACTGTTTTAGTGCAAAGTTTTTGTGCATCATATTGCACAAAAGGTGCAGGTTTACCTGCAAACCTGCATGTGGGGATTCAGGGCGGGAGTCGCTTAATTTTGGAGGTATTAAAGAAAATAAAAAAGAGGCCCGGGGAGGGGGCCTCTTTTCGTCAAAGGGGATGGATGGAGTGTTCTGTTTATGCGTAGGATCTTGTTTGGGGTTATTTATCTAGCTTATGAGTTCCAACACCCTCTGTAATCATTGTTGTGTCTATGGCCTTTACGGGGACCGTCGTCATCAAAGTTGCGACCGCCGCCGAATCCCCGCATAGGCATTTCAATTCCGGTGGCTGTCTGAATTTCATTATTGACCTGCTTGCGGAGGTTGTAGGCCTTGGTTCTCAAGTCGACCATTTCCTTAACCAGCTTGCTGATTGTTTTTTGGTCGGCTTTACCGGAATCCACGAGCGCATTCAGTTCGGTGCGTTTTGCCCACATCTGACTTTTAATGGTCTGGAATTCGTCCTGATGTTTTTGGAAGATGGTTTCCACTTCTTTCTGTTTTTCCGGGGTCAGCTGCTCAAAGATCTGGCGGGGACCGTTATTGTATCCGTTATGTTCGCCGCCGTGGTATCCGCCTCGGGCCATTGCTGTTCCGGCCATGGCCATAACCATAATTGCGACTACGGGAATCACGATTTTCTTTTTCATAGTTCTCTCCTTACTTGGATGAATTATTGCTGTCTCGTAATTCTCCTAAAGCATGGCCCGTGCCAAAGTTACTAACCGCTTAAGTTGCTTGAATTAAGGTTTAATTTCCTTCCTGAGCAGTCTGAAAACACTTATGCAATGAATTGCGCATACGTGCACAAAAAGTGCAGATTAAATGTTAAATTGCACTTAGGAAACTTAATGTTTCTAAATAGTTTTACCGTCCTCCAGCTCTATTGTGTCTTTAGCCATGCTGGCATGGACCCGATCATGGGTGACCATCGCGATGGTCAGTCCTTCCTTATTGAGCTTGTGAAGTATTTCTATGATCTCATTGCCTGTTGATTTATCCAGACTGCCGCAAGGTTCATCAGCAAAGAGTATGGACGGTGACTTTACCAGAGCCCTCGCAATGGCGACTCGCTGTTGCTCTCCTCCTGACAACTGTCCGGGAAGACGGTCTTCCTTGCCCGCAAGTCCCACGCGTTCAAGGCATTCCCTTCCACGTTCCAACAGTTCTTTGTTCGCCGGTGCCAGCCTGTCCAGAAAGGGCAGTAGCACATTCTCATGGGCAGTGAGATAAGGCAGCAAATGGTGAGACTGGAAGATAATGGAGAATTCTTCCTTTCTAAGTCTGTCGATTTCAGAACCGGGTAGATTTGTGATTTCTTTTTCCTTGAAATAAACCTGACCCTGCTCAGGTTTAAGCAGGCTCGATATGACGCTTAGCAAGGTTGATTTGCCGGAACCTGACCGGCCGACAATTGAGGTGAATCCACCTTCAGGTATATCAATTGATACATTGTCCAGAACTGTTACAGCTGCGGACCCTTCACCATAGCTATGGCTGATTGATTCTGTCTTAAGCATATTAAATCCTTACAGTGAAACAAGGGTTCTAGAGGGATCAACGCGTGTGGCACGTATTGAGGGGATGGTAGCGGAAAGGACAGCCAGCCCAGCCACGGCAAGGAAGGTGATCCCGAAGGCCAGTGGATCAAAAGCAATTTCAGCTTCACCCATGTTCAGGTTCTTGAGGATTTCACCACTGGCAAAGTATCCGCCCAGATAACCAAGAATTCCCGAAATGCAGCCCATAAGCAGTGCCTCAAGGCAGAATATTGAAAACACCGATCCTGTTGAAAATCCCAGCGAGCGCATAAGCCCGATTTCTGTTTTACGTTCATTTACTGCCGAGAATATGGAGAGACCGATCATGAAGCAGGCAGTGAGGAGAATCACTCCGCTTACGGTCCAAGCCATCTGGTTTACAAAGTTGATGGCAGACATGCGTTGTTTTACAACATGCTGAAGTGCTTTAACTTCTGCGCCCGGTACCGCCTTGACGATTTGCTGTACGATTTCATCAATGGGGCATCCGGCGCAAAGGGCGGCAACTTCAATGAAATGTACTGCTCCGGGACGGCCTACGCTGTTGCGCAGCAGGTCAATATCCATAAAGATTACATTATCGTCTTCGGTTCCGGTGGGATCAAGAATACCTGCAGTTAGGAGCTTGTTTCCTTCTATTTCAAGGGCATCGCCGGGGTTTATTCCCAGCTTGCTGGCGGCATTGATACCGATAACAATTTCATTTTGTTTTTCAGGAAAACGGCCCAGAGGGTACCAATGGGTTTTAATATTTAATTCATCGGCCATGCTGACCCCGACAACCGCCACCTGTTGTCCTTTAACTTTGGAAATGGCGGCGAATTTGGGGGCTACAGCACTGAGGCGCTCCTTCAGTTCAATACCGCGAACAGCTTTAAGTACAGGCGTTCCCTGCAATTCATGAGATCCGTAAGCTACATTTCCGAGATCGAGTCCTCCATAACTTACGGACAGTGATTCTGTTTTCGGGGTAATCAGAATGTTGGCCCCGAATTTACTCATTTTCTCTTCAAGGCTGTTGCCAACAACTGTAGAGAGCAACTGGATGGAAACCACAGACATGACGCCCACAGTGAACACTGCGCATAGAAGAATGGTACGTAAAGGACGTCGGCCAAGGTTACGCAGGGGAATAGTAAAAAGATTCATGCGCGCTCCTTAGAAGTACATGGCCCCGGATCTGACCGCATCCAGAGAAATTACCAGCTTATCATCTTTGGTTTCTCTTGCCAGCGGAGAAGGGTTGCAACCACCTTTGACCACGTTGATACGTGTAGAGTGGAAGCGCATGCCGCAATTGTTGCAAACCATGAAGTCACCTTGCTGTGAGTATCCTTTTTTTGAGCGATAGCAGACATCACATGCATCGAAAGCAGCTCTGATAATTCCATCTTTGCTGCGGACTACAAAAAAACGGATCTCTTTTCCGTCAAGATTTACTGAGTAATAATGGGCCTGACCGTCATTTACTTCATTGATCGGGATGCTCAGTTCCTTATCCCCAATTTCCATTCCTGCAAATCCGTTTGCAGGCAGAAGCAGAAAAGCCAAAAGTAAAATCATTTTTTTCATGAAAAACACTCCTTTAAAATTCTATACCGCAGTAGTATGCAATTGTCGTACAAGGAGAGTTATTTCAATAGGTAGCAGTTTTGGTCAGTTGCTTATGAGTGGAAGATATAGTGATTTGTGCAACCTGATTGCACAAAAGTGCAATCAGG contains the following coding sequences:
- a CDS encoding ABC transporter ATP-binding protein, coding for MLKTESISHSYGEGSAAVTVLDNVSIDIPEGGFTSIVGRSGSGKSTLLSVISSLLKPEQGQVYFKEKEITNLPGSEIDRLRKEEFSIIFQSHHLLPYLTAHENVLLPFLDRLAPANKELLERGRECLERVGLAGKEDRLPGQLSGGEQQRVAIARALVKSPSILFADEPCGSLDKSTGNEIIEILHKLNKEGLTIAMVTHDRVHASMAKDTIELEDGKTI
- a CDS encoding DUF2318 domain-containing protein → MKKMILLLAFLLLPANGFAGMEIGDKELSIPINEVNDGQAHYYSVNLDGKEIRFFVVRSKDGIIRAAFDACDVCYRSKKGYSQQGDFMVCNNCGMRFHSTRINVVKGGCNPSPLARETKDDKLVISLDAVRSGAMYF
- a CDS encoding two-component system sensor histidine kinase NtrB, which produces MELSSQKSHKLPLALALLALILLGAGSLYLTWHNLRQMHQTVFEHMLLSARSIARGLDIQLVEGARRMRSPGMHNRRMPQQLIPDARELFKEMVAEGDLLYIALYGPDRKPILVVEQADDDSTVYTPPPGLFDMITQMRESSTPVMIEGKAALLYGTMGQPILQRLYGHKRRGFMPPQDKETFLLLGLSAEKHLRQFNQYRRAALLQTGYIFLAGLVLWLLAVAYFQRREQGKKLTRMERFQANLLDNMPDGLLTISPQGGILSANGSAHKLLQCQSDEVLVGKNWNDFNYESLQDFKRDNVIWEHIRLGGKNLELIFLPYFESRKDQRTMIIIRDRTDIAGLEEDLHEARRLASIGSLAAGVAHEIRNPLSSLRGFAQLFADKFKEEQPYGTYATTMLTEADRLNRVVTDLLYLSKPHELNPEIMDLREICETMQTLMGFDLEHKGTRLQTELNVEQVYADPDGIKQVLLNLLVNSLDAVPDTNGTISIVAEGTEHGVWLSVCDNGPGMPEDIRKHALEPFFTDKPKGTGLGLAIVNTIMRGHNGRVTISAPDLPGPLDGTCVMLFFPAPRDEGSE
- a CDS encoding ABC transporter permease, with the protein product MNLFTIPLRNLGRRPLRTILLCAVFTVGVMSVVSIQLLSTVVGNSLEEKMSKFGANILITPKTESLSVSYGGLDLGNVAYGSHELQGTPVLKAVRGIELKERLSAVAPKFAAISKVKGQQVAVVGVSMADELNIKTHWYPLGRFPEKQNEIVIGINAASKLGINPGDALEIEGNKLLTAGILDPTGTEDDNVIFMDIDLLRNSVGRPGAVHFIEVAALCAGCPIDEIVQQIVKAVPGAEVKALQHVVKQRMSAINFVNQMAWTVSGVILLTACFMIGLSIFSAVNERKTEIGLMRSLGFSTGSVFSIFCLEALLMGCISGILGYLGGYFASGEILKNLNMGEAEIAFDPLAFGITFLAVAGLAVLSATIPSIRATRVDPSRTLVSL
- a CDS encoding periplasmic heavy metal sensor, which encodes MKRKTLIPLIVVLVLAVASVAMARNGYRNAGYHNGNWAAYEQLTPEKQKQVQDIIKKYESTFQTLKSEQWAKHTELKALVDSGKADKDTIHALVKELSDVRDKLYTEHNKMAAEIEKETGLSFPPMGQGYGKGGRGCGNYQQGCPGGSGNCGNFKQMNCPGGNCY
- a CDS encoding DUF4405 domain-containing protein, with translation MFRKTTSLTSFFSFIVLIITSVILYIVPQGRVAYWADWSMLGLSKEQWGDIHICTGALFLVVSILHIWLNWKPILAYLKKKAGESNFTSPAFFISLTITLFVAFGTLAGLPPMKQVLEFSQDFKAMGEAKYGIPPYGHAELSPLNIFCKRMGLDLDKAAASIKNAGIELESTKESIKSIANKAGLTPKELHEIILKDQPGKENSVKKETSSAPNKQSPSHSAGAGIGRMSVEAYCAKFNLDLNTALGILREKGVIVDKDTPIKEIAGALGLESPRAIGELLNP
- a CDS encoding Spy/CpxP family protein refolding chaperone; translation: MKKKIVIPVVAIMVMAMAGTAMARGGYHGGEHNGYNNGPRQIFEQLTPEKQKEVETIFQKHQDEFQTIKSQMWAKRTELNALVDSGKADQKTISKLVKEMVDLRTKAYNLRKQVNNEIQTATGIEMPMRGFGGGRNFDDDGPRKGHRHNNDYRGCWNS